The Deinobacterium chartae genome includes a window with the following:
- a CDS encoding V-type ATP synthase subunit D, translated as MAGQISPTRSALLASKANLKTATSGAELLKRKRDALIGEFFALIRDALAAREELTAVSRGAYLSLFTAKAWDSPEAVESLSLARPSEMSVDMKVESIYGVKVPQITLPDLSTNAPFSPLAISARTITAAADFQKVMAAMIKVAATETKLRRIGEEIKKTSRRVNALEQVVIPGVQADIRFIRGVLDQREREESFRLKKIKAKLEADAENEAQAV; from the coding sequence ATGGCCGGACAAATCAGCCCCACCCGCAGTGCCCTGCTCGCCAGCAAGGCCAACCTGAAAACGGCCACCAGCGGTGCGGAACTGCTCAAGCGCAAACGTGACGCGCTGATCGGCGAATTCTTCGCGCTGATCCGCGACGCGCTCGCGGCGCGCGAGGAGCTCACGGCCGTCAGCCGCGGTGCGTACCTCAGCCTGTTTACGGCCAAAGCCTGGGACAGCCCCGAGGCCGTCGAGAGCCTGAGCCTCGCACGCCCCAGCGAGATGAGCGTGGACATGAAAGTCGAGAGCATCTACGGCGTCAAGGTGCCGCAGATCACGCTGCCCGACCTTTCCACCAACGCGCCGTTCTCGCCGCTGGCAATCAGTGCGCGCACCATCACCGCCGCTGCCGACTTCCAGAAGGTCATGGCCGCGATGATCAAGGTGGCCGCCACCGAAACCAAGCTGCGCCGCATCGGCGAGGAGATCAAGAAGACCTCGAGGCGCGTAAACGCCCTCGAACAGGTTGTGATCCCCGGCGTGCAGGCCGATATCCGCTTTATTCGCGGCGTGCTCGACCAGCGCGAGCGCGAAGAGAGCTTCCGTCTGAAGAAGATCAAGGCCAAACTCGAGGCCGACGCCGAGAACGAGGCCCAGGCCGTCTGA